CAAGAAGATGATGATGAAACCATCATGTAGCTGGTGCAAGGACTACGAACAGTTTGAGGAGAATAAGCAGCTAAGCATTTTAGTGAACTGCTATAAGAAACTCTGTGAATACATAACGCAAACTCCACTGGCACGAGATATTATCCAAGCAGTTGATTGTTCTGCAGATCTTTTGGCTTTGCTCAAAGATGGATCACCACTCCACGAAGAGACGGAAAAATCTTCCGATACAGCCTTGGCTTTGTGTTTGACACATTCCCCAGTACCTTCAACCTCAGAACTTACAAACGATCCTCCAGCTAGTTTTACGTCAGTACCTGAAAGCACACACAACGCTGATGTTAGAGGTTCTGTTATCAACGGGTTGCCCAATTGTAATGGGCTTTCAGTGGATAAACTTGGAGTGAATATCCCTTCTCCTGAACACACGAACACGATTGATGTGTGCAGTACTGGAGAGtatataaaaaatgaagatatctctagcagcctgcagcctgtgtgTGATACCGTTTCTACTAGTGACTTGTGTACGACAGGCATTGACATCTGCAGCTTCAGCGAAGACATAAAACCAGGTGGATCGCTTCTCCTTAGTGTTGAGGAAGTTCTACGGAGCTTAGAGACCGTTTCAAATACCGAAGTCTGTGGTTCTAATTTGCAGCCCAGCTTGGAGACAAACATGACTAATGGCCCTTTCCTGCAACTTTCTCCCCCACCCCTTAGCCATAACATTTTCATGTCCTCAGATGCTTCTCCTCATGGAATCTCGTGTACAGCAGCAACGCCTAAGGTGGTTAAGTTAAACAGAAAGCGGTCTCGGTCGGAAAGCGACAGTGAAAAGGTTCAACCTCTGCCCATTTCCAGCATCATCTGTGGCCCAACGTTGGGAGCGTCGGCTCCTGTAACagtgaaacaggaaaacaaaatgtctttGCAGCCTATTGCAACTGTACCTAACGGAGGCACTACTCCCAAAATCAGTAAAACTGTGCTCCTGTCtaacaaaagcatgaaaaagaatTTAGAACATGCCCCTAAGAAATCTCACCCAAAAGCCAAACCGGGagtgctgaaaacaaaagacaaagcaaaggagaaagttCCTAGCAGTAACGTTATGCCAGGAAGCCCAACAAAAACTGTGTATAAAAAGCCACAAGAAAAGAAGGGGTGTAAATGTGGTCGTGCCACCCAAAATCCAAGTGTTCTTACATGCCGTGGCCAACGCTGCCCTTGCTACTCTAACCGCAAAGCCTGCCTTGACTGCATATGCCGTGGTTGCCAAAACTCCTATATGGCTAATGGGGAGAAGAAGCTGGAGGCATTTGCAGTGCCAGAAAAGGCCTTGGAGCAGACTAGGCTTACTTTGGGCATTAATGTGACAAGCATTGCGGTGCGCAATGCCAGCACAAGCACCAGTGTAATCAATGTGACAGGGTCACCAGTAACGACATTTTTAGCTGCCAGTACACACGATGATAAAAGCTTGGATGAAGCTATAGACATGAGATATGACTGTtgaatctttctttcttttccctgccaTCAGTAGGGGAACTGCGACAGTTTTAAGGCAGCTATGGTTCTGTTTAACTTGCTGGAGCTCCTGCGTTTAGATCACTTGTATCAAGTGTTTTTCATTGCTATGTTATGTGTATTAGTGTCTGGGAAATAGTTGCAGATAATGGAGGAGTTACCCTAAAACTGTTTTCTAGTTCTTACAGCACCTCATAGTTTGAGATGAATTGCTGATGTAAATGATTTTATCACAAGATCTTTGGCAAGGAATATATTAACCTCATTGTACACGGTCATGCTTTGTGCTCAGTCAAAGCTTCCGCGTAAATGTAGCCAAGTGGTATCTAGTTAGTCCATTTCAACTGTGCTAGATTATGATGTAGAAAAGTAATTATCAATCAGTTACAGACACTACTGCTAGAAAATCACCTAGTGTTCCTGTAGGAAATGCAGCTTTAAGCTGGGGAAACCAGTCTGAAAAGGCCCTTGGGTAACTTTTGATTGTGAGAATTGGCAATGGagcagtttaaaaatgaaaagattggGAATATAGTGAGAAAGCTAATAGCCCCAAAAGAGTCAGTCTCCAAACAAGGGTCAGGAAGATCAGTTGCTTAGACGTGAAGGTTGAACTGCTGGCTCCAGTGTGCTGTCCCGTTAATACCAgagtttgctttttccttgacAATTCCACAGGTTGTTTTCCTGATCCGTCATTGCCCCTGTGCCAGCTCCGTTTGTTTGACATGTTGTTATTTTGATTGGGGCGGGAAAATTGTTTATACACAAAGCTAGTTTTATTAGCACCATTCTCTTTTTTGTGGGTTACAGAGTAGAGAGGTTCTGTGGCTGTTCCCCCCGCCCCAGGCAATGTCTGCAATATACAGAGACTTCCAGCAATTAccactgctgatttttttaCCTTGTGGGTAGTGCTTTGCTGACAGGTATCTTTCAGCTGGGGCAGATGATTATTTTATCTAACAAATATCCAAAATATCTGACCTTAGAAATCAATCTGTATAATTCACCCAGAATCCATTTCGTTCTTCTGTGATGTATTGAAAGTTGCTTTCAAAGGGTGATGCTTTTTGACCTGGGCTGAAAGgcttcaaatggaaaaaataacacaacGTTGGCAAAGAGCTTATctcaaaaagcattaaaaatgaaagcacctttgtagaaatgcagctttataaaaaaaaaaaaaaaaaaagttttatttcatcgTAATTCCTAAATTAGAGTAGAAGCATTTAGTCTTGCATTTAAGATTTCATtggcaaccaaaaaaaaaaatcagttacttTGTGAAAGCGGAAGTTTCTCCTCTTTGAATGATACAGCACAAATGGGCTGACTAGAACACAAAACATTACCTTCTAATTTAAAAGGCAATTCCTGTTTCAACAGCATGTTAAATAGTACGTGAATTTTTCAAGTTAGTTATAACTGCTTCCATCTTTCCTTTAATTCATCTAACGAAATCTGCAGCGCTTTCTGACCTAACGTTAGGTGTATTTTGATTTGGCACAAAGCATATACAATGATGGTTACTCACCtaagaaataagcaaaaacCTTTGGAC
The DNA window shown above is from Aythya fuligula isolate bAytFul2 chromosome 9, bAytFul2.pri, whole genome shotgun sequence and carries:
- the MSL2 gene encoding E3 ubiquitin-protein ligase MSL2, whose amino-acid sequence is MNPVNATALYVSASRLVLNYDPGDPQSFSEINKLLPYFRQSLSCCVCGNLLQDPIAPTNSTCQHYVCKPCKGKKMMMKPSCSWCKDYEQFEENKQLSILVNCYKKLCEYITQTPLARDIIQAVDCSADLLALLKDGSPLHEETEKSSDTALALCLTHSPVPSTSELTNDPPASFTSVPESTHNADVRGSVINGLPNCNGLSVDKLGVNIPSPEHTNTIDVCSTGEYIKNEDISSSLQPVCDTVSTSDLCTTGIDICSFSEDIKPGGSLLLSVEEVLRSLETVSNTEVCGSNLQPSLETNMTNGPFLQLSPPPLSHNIFMSSDASPHGISCTAATPKVVKLNRKRSRSESDSEKVQPLPISSIICGPTLGASAPVTVKQENKMSLQPIATVPNGGTTPKISKTVLLSNKSMKKNLEHAPKKSHPKAKPGVLKTKDKAKEKVPSSNVMPGSPTKTVYKKPQEKKGCKCGRATQNPSVLTCRGQRCPCYSNRKACLDCICRGCQNSYMANGEKKLEAFAVPEKALEQTRLTLGINVTSIAVRNASTSTSVINVTGSPVTTFLAASTHDDKSLDEAIDMRYDC